From [Clostridium] symbiosum, a single genomic window includes:
- a CDS encoding AroM family protein, translating to MKIGAITIGQAPREDVACDVLPLLGEGVTLLQAGGLDGLTREEIEAFAPEPGDYVLISKLLDGTSVVFAEKYILPRLQSCIERLEEQGVKFIMFFCTGKFPDCFRSRVPLIFPCDLLNAVVPVLTPNSSIGVITPKAEQIDQARGKWQELVKQVKVLAASPYGDPAELTRAAQQMREEPVDLIVLDCIGYNVSTKQEMEALSGKPVVLGRTLLARIAGEIAG from the coding sequence ATGAAAATAGGGGCGATTACCATCGGACAGGCTCCCAGGGAGGATGTGGCCTGTGATGTACTTCCGCTTCTGGGGGAAGGGGTTACCCTGCTTCAGGCGGGAGGCCTGGACGGACTGACCAGAGAAGAGATTGAGGCATTTGCGCCGGAACCGGGAGACTATGTGCTTATTTCAAAGCTCCTGGACGGAACATCGGTTGTATTTGCCGAAAAATATATCCTGCCGCGGCTGCAGTCCTGCATCGAGCGGCTGGAGGAACAGGGCGTCAAGTTCATTATGTTCTTCTGTACGGGCAAGTTTCCGGACTGTTTCCGGAGCCGTGTCCCTCTGATTTTCCCCTGTGACCTGCTGAACGCTGTTGTGCCGGTCCTCACTCCGAACTCCAGCATCGGCGTGATTACCCCAAAGGCGGAACAGATAGATCAGGCCAGGGGCAAATGGCAGGAACTGGTGAAACAGGTGAAGGTACTGGCGGCCTCGCCCTACGGCGATCCGGCCGAGCTTACGCGGGCGGCGCAGCAGATGCGGGAGGAGCCGGTAGACCTGATTGTCCTGGACTGTATCGGATATAATGTTTCCACGAAACAGGAGATGGAGGCGCTCAGCGGCAAACCGGTGGTGCTTGGAAGAACGCTCCTGGCCAGGATAGCCGGTGAGATAGCCGGTTAA
- a CDS encoding aminopeptidase, whose amino-acid sequence MDIINCAKKILTGCMDVKPEETVLVVTDDNKIAIGQAFYEAAKQLGCEALLMTMKEREYSGQEPPKPVADAMLSADVVLCPTAKSLTHTNAKIAAAKNGARIGTMPNIAEEMLYQGAMTADYARVEELTGQVTELLTSAKTARIEKEGYVLTIDLEGRKGVPSTGVYRTKGAAGNLPSGEAYIAPLENGSNGEMKIDGSMVGLGKLEEPLFVKVENGKLKEIRGKGSEELSVLLANENNATLGELGIGTNEKAILCGVILEDEKVYGTVHIAFGTNVSFGGTVKADCHMDGIILKPDLYLDDRLIIKGGEFQI is encoded by the coding sequence ATGGATATTATCAATTGTGCAAAAAAGATTCTGACCGGATGCATGGACGTGAAACCGGAAGAAACCGTTCTGGTGGTGACGGACGACAACAAAATTGCCATTGGCCAGGCATTTTATGAGGCAGCGAAACAGCTCGGCTGTGAGGCGCTGCTGATGACGATGAAGGAGAGGGAGTACTCGGGACAGGAACCGCCGAAACCGGTAGCCGACGCGATGCTGAGTGCCGACGTGGTTCTCTGCCCGACGGCAAAATCCCTGACCCATACAAACGCAAAGATTGCGGCGGCAAAGAACGGAGCACGTATCGGGACCATGCCCAACATTGCGGAAGAAATGCTTTACCAGGGAGCCATGACTGCCGATTACGCCCGCGTCGAGGAACTGACCGGACAGGTGACGGAGCTTCTGACGAGTGCGAAGACAGCCAGGATCGAGAAAGAGGGCTATGTCCTGACCATTGATTTGGAAGGCAGAAAAGGCGTGCCCAGCACAGGCGTTTACCGGACGAAGGGAGCCGCCGGCAACCTGCCGTCGGGCGAGGCATACATTGCCCCGCTAGAAAACGGTTCCAACGGAGAAATGAAGATAGACGGCTCCATGGTGGGCCTTGGCAAACTGGAAGAGCCGCTCTTTGTGAAGGTGGAGAACGGAAAGCTGAAGGAAATCCGCGGCAAAGGAAGCGAGGAACTGTCCGTACTTCTGGCCAATGAAAACAACGCAACACTCGGAGAACTGGGAATCGGCACAAATGAGAAAGCCATTCTCTGCGGTGTTATCCTGGAAGATGAAAAGGTGTACGGGACGGTCCATATCGCCTTCGGAACCAATGTATCCTTCGGCGGAACGGTGAAAGCGGACTGCCATATGGATGGAATTATCCTGAAACCGGATCTGTATCTGGATGACCGGCTGATTATTAAGGGCGGGGAGTTTCAGATTTAA
- a CDS encoding LysR family transcriptional regulator gives MDLENLKTFVTLANLGNFTQTAQQHMIVQSTVSSRIRELEREIGTPLFIRERKNVRLTPAGEYFLTYATQILTLEDYALSGVNMLGVYSDSLRIGSVHTLYDCHLGRCLVPYIKKYPDISVKVLLDHSRNLLNMLYDDIIDLCFTYRRFPHPDYQCLPFQTERILLVTGPDNREYQKGVSSEKLRNLPLFYSDFVEATESSWFHQVFPKHSVYPLEIDVGNKLISFLEEGMGFSFLPESAVSEELTKGTLIEIPVPELKVPELKSYMILKKQTAVKQSVCCWMRDVLKV, from the coding sequence ATGGACCTGGAAAACCTGAAAACCTTTGTCACTCTGGCAAATCTCGGTAATTTTACCCAGACGGCCCAGCAGCATATGATCGTTCAATCTACGGTCAGCAGCCGGATCCGGGAACTGGAACGCGAAATCGGAACTCCTCTTTTCATCCGGGAGCGCAAAAACGTCCGTCTGACTCCGGCCGGGGAGTATTTTCTGACCTATGCCACGCAGATTCTCACACTGGAAGATTACGCTCTGTCCGGAGTCAATATGCTTGGCGTCTATTCTGACTCCCTGCGCATCGGTTCCGTCCATACGTTGTATGACTGTCATCTGGGACGCTGCCTTGTTCCTTACATTAAAAAGTATCCTGATATCTCGGTCAAAGTTTTGCTGGATCATTCCAGGAATCTTCTGAATATGCTCTATGACGATATTATCGACCTCTGTTTCACCTACCGCCGTTTTCCTCACCCGGACTATCAGTGCCTGCCTTTTCAAACAGAACGGATTCTTTTGGTAACGGGACCGGATAACAGGGAGTATCAAAAGGGGGTATCAAGTGAAAAACTGAGAAACCTTCCGCTCTTCTATTCCGACTTTGTTGAGGCGACCGAATCCTCCTGGTTTCATCAGGTTTTTCCGAAACACTCCGTCTACCCGTTGGAAATTGATGTGGGGAATAAACTAATCTCATTTCTGGAAGAAGGTATGGGATTCAGCTTTCTGCCGGAAAGCGCTGTCTCCGAAGAACTGACGAAAGGAACACTGATTGAAATCCCGGTTCCGGAACTGAAGGTTCCGGAACTTAAAAGTTACATGATCCTGAAAAAGCAGACGGCCGTAAAACAGTCCGTCTGCTGCTGGATGAGAGATGTGCTTAAAGTCTAG
- a CDS encoding pyridoxal-phosphate dependent enzyme encodes MNTRISRMYCIQCGTVLETGDYPYGCPNCLKAGRPSSVSFHYDGEWEAREGVRGMKRYARMLPCDDFPSLGEGNTPLISIPSLADQYGVKELWFKNEFQNPTGSHKDRMNPFIVARAKETGHKVVAAASSGNEGVSLACYAALAGIECKIVGTNAINPIWRAAIISAGAELIITPTASGRWTFLREKMETEGWLSATNVMDPPVGSCCFGLQGYKTISYELYEEMEILPDYIMVPVARGDLLWGIYEGFAELKAAGRIGKIPHLIAVEPFPRIETINGVEECRKNFEGEYEKTPSIGGTTVTVQSVTALRESGGFAVSVPQDLVEPSIRELGGYGLYLESSSALPIACLRKLRQEGTVPEGAGVLVIATSHGFKNPPEMMLT; translated from the coding sequence ATGAATACCAGAATAAGCAGGATGTACTGTATTCAATGTGGAACCGTCCTGGAAACGGGGGATTATCCGTATGGATGTCCGAATTGTCTCAAGGCGGGACGTCCATCCAGCGTGTCTTTTCATTATGACGGAGAGTGGGAAGCGCGGGAAGGAGTCCGTGGGATGAAACGTTATGCCCGGATGCTTCCCTGTGATGATTTCCCGTCTCTCGGGGAGGGAAATACGCCCCTCATCTCAATCCCGTCGCTGGCAGATCAATATGGGGTGAAGGAACTGTGGTTTAAGAATGAGTTTCAAAATCCGACCGGTTCCCATAAGGACAGGATGAATCCCTTTATCGTTGCCAGGGCAAAGGAGACGGGACATAAGGTCGTCGCCGCGGCTTCCAGTGGAAATGAGGGCGTATCATTGGCCTGCTATGCGGCCCTTGCCGGGATTGAATGTAAAATTGTGGGGACGAATGCCATCAACCCGATCTGGAGAGCCGCGATTATTTCGGCGGGCGCCGAACTCATCATTACGCCTACAGCGTCCGGACGGTGGACGTTTCTCAGGGAAAAGATGGAGACGGAAGGATGGCTTAGTGCAACGAACGTGATGGATCCGCCGGTGGGAAGCTGCTGTTTCGGTCTTCAGGGTTACAAGACGATATCCTATGAACTGTATGAAGAAATGGAAATCCTGCCCGATTATATCATGGTGCCGGTGGCCAGGGGAGATCTGCTTTGGGGCATTTATGAGGGGTTTGCAGAACTGAAGGCTGCAGGACGGATAGGAAAAATTCCGCATCTGATTGCAGTAGAACCGTTTCCGAGAATTGAAACAATAAACGGAGTGGAAGAATGCCGAAAAAACTTTGAAGGGGAATATGAAAAAACACCCTCCATCGGAGGTACGACAGTGACCGTCCAGTCCGTGACGGCGCTCAGGGAAAGCGGGGGATTTGCCGTAAGCGTCCCGCAGGATCTGGTTGAACCGTCCATAAGGGAGTTGGGAGGATATGGCCTTTATCTTGAATCCTCGTCGGCGCTTCCTATTGCCTGCTTAAGGAAACTCAGGCAGGAAGGAACGGTACCGGAAGGGGCCGGAGTGCTGGTGATTGCGACATCGCACGGATTTAAAAATCCGCCGGAAATGATGTTAACGTAA
- a CDS encoding AbgT family transporter — MKREKTKIFELPDTIVILIGMIVLAAILTYFVPSGTYDRIEDPGTQRMVVNPESFHYIEQTPVGVGDMLLAVPDGIIASASIIVLTILSGAAFHIINKTGAIDAGLGTAMKKLQGGKVYFMLFGIMAMGALLGLRGSAESLLPFIPIAVTAAMAMGFDSITGVALMLVGGIGGYSVSFIDSAFIIGQGIAGLPAFSGIPFRMVAFVLLTLPCALYIFLYCRKIRKNPSSSSMYEADKNLEIAVDTSLAPPLTGRRKLVLFIFLGSFVVLFYGIFKLGFNVRKITAMYFALAVVAGVAGGFTANEFAGHFVDGAKSMMYGVLAVGLARVISEVLTNGNILDTITHSAAGVVGNLPGWASASGMFIVQMLINILIPSGSGQAAVTMPIMAPLADLVGVTRQTAVLAFQMGDSITNFISPTVGYFMAAIAIGNIPWLKWAKWVSPLLIILTVECCAILSVATMIGYGPF, encoded by the coding sequence ATGAAACGGGAAAAAACAAAGATATTTGAATTGCCGGATACAATTGTAATCCTGATAGGAATGATTGTGCTGGCCGCCATCCTGACCTATTTTGTTCCATCCGGAACCTACGACAGGATCGAAGATCCTGGCACACAGCGCATGGTAGTCAATCCGGAGTCTTTTCATTATATAGAACAGACGCCGGTTGGAGTTGGAGATATGCTGCTGGCGGTGCCGGACGGAATTATTGCTTCGGCCAGTATTATCGTGCTGACCATACTCTCGGGAGCCGCCTTTCATATTATCAATAAAACGGGCGCCATTGATGCAGGACTTGGTACGGCCATGAAAAAACTGCAGGGCGGAAAAGTATATTTCATGCTGTTTGGAATTATGGCAATGGGTGCACTGCTGGGCCTCAGGGGCAGCGCGGAATCCCTTCTGCCGTTTATACCGATAGCGGTGACGGCGGCGATGGCAATGGGGTTTGATTCAATCACGGGCGTCGCTCTCATGCTGGTGGGAGGGATTGGAGGATACTCGGTGTCCTTTATCGACAGTGCATTTATAATTGGACAGGGAATTGCAGGCTTACCGGCATTTTCCGGAATTCCCTTCAGGATGGTGGCTTTTGTACTCCTGACACTCCCGTGTGCCCTGTACATCTTCCTTTACTGTCGGAAGATACGCAAAAATCCGTCATCCAGCTCCATGTATGAGGCGGATAAAAATCTGGAAATTGCAGTTGATACATCTCTGGCTCCGCCGTTAACCGGACGGAGAAAGCTGGTTCTTTTCATTTTCCTGGGAAGCTTTGTGGTCCTTTTCTATGGAATTTTCAAACTTGGTTTTAATGTAAGAAAAATAACGGCAATGTACTTTGCACTTGCCGTTGTGGCAGGCGTTGCGGGCGGATTTACCGCCAATGAATTTGCCGGGCATTTTGTGGATGGAGCAAAATCCATGATGTACGGCGTGCTTGCGGTAGGGCTGGCGAGAGTTATTTCTGAAGTGCTGACAAACGGCAATATTCTGGATACGATTACTCATTCGGCTGCAGGCGTGGTGGGAAATCTGCCGGGCTGGGCCAGTGCCTCGGGCATGTTTATCGTACAGATGCTCATCAATATCCTGATTCCTTCTGGTTCCGGTCAGGCTGCAGTTACGATGCCGATTATGGCGCCCCTGGCGGATCTGGTCGGGGTAACCAGACAGACTGCCGTGCTGGCTTTCCAGATGGGTGACAGTATTACAAACTTTATTTCCCCCACCGTCGGATATTTCATGGCAGCTATTGCAATCGGTAATATCCCCTGGCTTAAGTGGGCAAAATGGGTATCTCCCCTTCTTATCATTCTGACGGTGGAATGCTGTGCGATTTTGTCCGTTGCCACAATGATTGGATATGGGCCTTTTTAA
- a CDS encoding amidohydrolase, whose amino-acid sequence MDVLKAAKSYQNYNRELRREFHRHPEVSGSEFATADRIEKELRELGIPCDRCLKNGVAGIIKGEGPGRTLALRADIDALAVCEDTGLPYASENEGVMHACGHDGHISSLLTASRILKETPGWSGTVKLLFQPNEEKAPSGAQAFIDAGVMDGVDGVMGLHLWNDIEVGKISVESGVRMATSARVKIHVIGKGGHGAMPQSGVDAVLAASALVMNLQGMITREFNALDPVILSIGLFHAGTEFNVLAQDAWLEGTVKFFNAELIPALNEAITRVAVETARTYRAAAEVEFIPGSGNPIVNHPVMSAVAEKSVTKLFGEQALIRFEKITPSDDFSRLSSLVPGLYAFVGTKNTEKKEYYPHHHARFDIDEDALVYAAGLYAQFALDYLGKE is encoded by the coding sequence ATGGATGTTTTAAAGGCAGCAAAATCATATCAGAATTATAACAGGGAACTCAGGAGGGAATTTCACCGTCACCCTGAAGTGAGCGGCAGTGAATTTGCCACGGCGGACCGGATTGAAAAGGAGCTTAGGGAGCTTGGAATACCATGTGACCGCTGCTTGAAAAACGGGGTGGCAGGTATTATAAAAGGAGAAGGCCCGGGCAGAACCCTGGCTCTGCGCGCCGACATAGACGCATTGGCGGTTTGTGAGGATACAGGACTTCCATATGCATCCGAAAATGAAGGAGTTATGCATGCTTGTGGGCATGACGGCCATATTTCCAGCCTTTTAACGGCATCCAGGATTCTGAAAGAGACGCCGGGATGGAGCGGAACGGTGAAGCTGCTGTTCCAGCCCAACGAGGAAAAAGCGCCCAGCGGGGCGCAGGCATTCATAGACGCCGGTGTAATGGACGGAGTGGATGGAGTGATGGGCCTGCATCTGTGGAATGACATTGAGGTGGGGAAAATTTCGGTGGAGTCAGGAGTCAGAATGGCCACATCGGCCAGGGTGAAAATCCATGTGATAGGAAAAGGCGGTCACGGAGCGATGCCCCAGTCCGGCGTAGATGCTGTCTTAGCAGCATCCGCCCTTGTGATGAACCTGCAGGGGATGATAACGCGGGAGTTCAATGCGCTGGATCCGGTGATTCTGTCCATCGGTCTCTTCCATGCGGGGACGGAATTTAATGTATTAGCTCAGGACGCCTGGCTGGAAGGAACCGTGAAATTCTTTAACGCGGAGTTGATTCCGGCGTTGAATGAAGCAATTACCCGTGTGGCGGTGGAGACTGCAAGGACTTACCGGGCCGCCGCGGAAGTGGAGTTTATACCCGGCTCAGGCAATCCGATTGTGAACCATCCGGTGATGTCGGCTGTAGCAGAGAAAAGTGTAACAAAACTTTTTGGTGAGCAGGCGCTGATCCGTTTCGAAAAAATAACGCCGAGCGATGATTTTTCCAGGCTGAGCAGTCTTGTACCGGGGCTTTATGCCTTTGTAGGCACAAAAAATACAGAGAAAAAAGAGTATTATCCACATCACCATGCGAGATTTGATATCGACGAGGACGCGCTGGTGTATGCCGCGGGACTGTATGCGCAGTTCGCGCTGGATTATCTGGGAAAAGAGTGA
- a CDS encoding efflux RND transporter periplasmic adaptor subunit, with protein sequence MWHKSKKDENESMYDEMYDETTSPEEAEKESDENAETDVKKSSDEKIQPDFAVQKNVAVVEQELQEYLKEDHSGSKKKKKKFGHWSKKKKLIVGGCAVLLVFVGGRIVLGGNKQVVPVVAAMPLAKGDVTEVLSLSGPVSGTESADVVSNLHAEVLQIMVREGDRVEKGQTLAVIDSSDARKAVDIAQNSYDLAVSEYNENIRDTQHKYEKAVQDYNTAKLNYDRNKVLFDAGDISSADLEAASNALKDAAREKDSYTVEKGKALPDKSYELKVKSAQFELDQKKTDLENAEVKSPITGTVVRVNSKVGQFADKPEDEKPMFIVENLDNLEMEIAVSEYSISKVKVGQKAQIDADILNGVSQEGEIISISPTGEEKGGGSSERVVPATIQIKGGASNGLIAGITAKASLVTGEAKGVFTVPQTAIVTAEDGSTNVASIDASTNTIHMIPVTTGVESDLDVEINPVEEGALTEGMKIVISPAGLAEGMAVTAR encoded by the coding sequence ATGTGGCATAAAAGTAAAAAAGATGAGAATGAAAGCATGTATGATGAAATGTATGACGAAACCACTTCTCCGGAAGAGGCGGAGAAAGAATCGGATGAGAATGCAGAAACAGATGTAAAAAAATCGTCCGATGAGAAAATCCAGCCGGATTTCGCCGTGCAGAAAAATGTGGCGGTGGTCGAGCAGGAGCTTCAAGAATATCTGAAGGAAGATCACAGCGGCAGCAAGAAGAAAAAGAAAAAATTCGGCCACTGGAGCAAAAAGAAAAAGCTGATTGTGGGCGGATGCGCCGTACTGCTGGTGTTCGTCGGAGGCCGCATTGTCCTGGGCGGCAATAAGCAGGTGGTTCCCGTCGTGGCGGCGATGCCTCTGGCAAAGGGTGATGTGACCGAAGTGCTGAGCCTCAGCGGACCTGTTTCGGGGACGGAAAGCGCGGACGTGGTTTCCAATCTCCATGCGGAAGTGCTTCAGATCATGGTCCGGGAGGGCGACCGGGTGGAAAAGGGACAGACACTGGCTGTCATCGACAGCAGCGACGCCCGTAAAGCAGTCGATATCGCACAGAATTCCTATGACCTTGCCGTCAGTGAATATAACGAAAATATCAGGGACACGCAGCACAAATATGAAAAAGCGGTTCAGGATTACAATACCGCAAAGCTGAATTACGACAGAAATAAGGTCCTGTTTGACGCAGGCGATATCTCCTCGGCCGATCTGGAGGCGGCCAGCAACGCGCTTAAGGATGCCGCAAGGGAGAAAGACTCCTATACCGTGGAAAAAGGAAAGGCCCTTCCTGACAAATCCTATGAATTAAAGGTTAAATCGGCGCAGTTCGAGCTGGATCAGAAGAAGACGGATCTGGAAAACGCCGAGGTGAAAAGCCCGATCACGGGTACGGTAGTCCGTGTCAATTCCAAGGTGGGACAGTTCGCGGATAAACCGGAGGATGAAAAACCGATGTTTATCGTGGAGAACCTGGATAATCTGGAGATGGAGATTGCCGTCAGCGAATACTCTATTTCCAAGGTGAAAGTGGGCCAGAAGGCACAGATTGACGCCGACATTTTAAACGGCGTGAGCCAGGAGGGAGAGATCATCTCCATCTCCCCGACCGGCGAGGAAAAGGGCGGCGGCTCGTCGGAACGTGTGGTTCCCGCAACGATCCAGATTAAAGGCGGGGCATCGAACGGGCTGATTGCCGGAATCACCGCCAAGGCATCCCTTGTCACGGGAGAGGCCAAGGGCGTATTTACAGTTCCTCAGACCGCCATAGTGACCGCCGAGGACGGCAGTACCAATGTGGCTTCCATCGACGCTTCTACGAACACAATACATATGATTCCGGTAACAACGGGAGTGGAGAGTGATCTCGACGTCGAAATCAATCCTGTCGAGGAAGGCGCGCTGACGGAAGGAATGAAGATTGTTATTTCTCCGGCCGGACTTGCGGAGGGAATGGCGGTGACGGCCCGATGA